In Mycoplasmopsis fermentans PG18, one genomic interval encodes:
- the lpdA gene encoding dihydrolipoyl dehydrogenase, which yields MYVFKFADIGEGLHEGTVGEISVKVGDKIKEGDTLFSVETDKVASEIPSPVDGIIKEIRMKTGDVIHVGQEIFVIDDGKGGSVAAAPATKVEESKSRPATSSSTSFYVFKFADIGEGLHEGTVGEIPIKIGDKVKEGDTLFSVETDKVASEIPSPVDGIIKEIKMKTGDVIHVGQEVIVIDAGSKNPTSSSVSSAPSSNKEEEKCLVGDAPNSSELINLDFSSLNSPAKETPQPVAPQASTYEANQEEESNGVSFTSEGKKYEGKVDEEFDVIIVGSGPGGYLAAEELGKAGKKVLIVEKEFWGGVCLNIWCIPTKAMLKSTDVLETLTDAAGYGIVGNLDKLKIDLQKTWVKMHERKKGVVDQISSSVKKLMIASKCKIEEGEAEFVGAHEIKINGKVYRGTNIILATGSHSRRLRALPGFKVGYENNYVLSSREAINYDSKLPGSVVIVGGGVVGVEFAQVFASAGAKVTIIQNQNHLLPGIDHDVTNEILKHLEKHGVQIIYNATSTGLNNKKELLYEIGGKERKIKADVYLIAVGRIPSSKGIAEVGVNVGVREEVLVDEKMRTNVKGVYAIGDLTGQNMLAHVAYQHALIAVGNILGEKNVRYHNKPVPGCIYTNTEIAFIGLTEEEAKNKGYNIFTSKYMFSYLGKAIATKQTSGFVKLVVDREYGQILGAHIIGAHATDYISEIALAMEQEVSVKELAYTIHPHPTYSEIIWEAARAASLKLYLEENKK from the coding sequence ATGTACGTATTTAAATTTGCTGATATAGGTGAAGGATTACACGAAGGAACAGTTGGTGAAATCAGTGTTAAAGTTGGTGACAAGATTAAAGAAGGAGATACACTTTTTTCAGTAGAAACTGATAAAGTTGCTTCTGAAATTCCTTCTCCAGTAGATGGAATAATCAAAGAAATTAGAATGAAGACTGGTGATGTAATTCATGTAGGACAAGAAATATTTGTAATTGATGATGGCAAAGGTGGCTCAGTAGCTGCAGCTCCTGCTACTAAAGTTGAAGAATCGAAAAGTAGACCTGCTACTTCATCATCTACAAGCTTTTATGTTTTTAAATTTGCTGACATTGGTGAAGGTTTACACGAAGGAACAGTTGGTGAAATTCCTATTAAAATAGGTGATAAAGTAAAAGAAGGCGACACATTATTCTCAGTAGAAACTGATAAAGTTGCTTCTGAAATTCCTTCTCCAGTAGATGGAATAATCAAAGAAATTAAAATGAAAACAGGTGATGTAATTCATGTAGGACAAGAAGTTATTGTTATTGATGCAGGAAGTAAAAATCCTACTTCTTCTTCAGTTTCATCTGCACCAAGTTCCAATAAAGAAGAAGAAAAATGTTTAGTAGGTGATGCTCCAAATTCAAGTGAATTAATAAATCTAGATTTCAGTTCACTAAATTCACCCGCAAAAGAAACTCCTCAACCAGTTGCACCTCAAGCTTCAACTTATGAAGCTAACCAAGAAGAAGAAAGCAATGGTGTTTCATTTACTTCTGAAGGTAAAAAATACGAAGGCAAAGTTGATGAAGAATTTGATGTAATTATTGTAGGTAGTGGTCCTGGAGGATATTTAGCCGCTGAAGAATTAGGCAAAGCAGGCAAAAAAGTATTAATTGTTGAAAAAGAATTCTGAGGTGGTGTATGTCTTAATATATGATGTATTCCTACTAAAGCAATGCTTAAATCAACTGATGTTTTAGAAACCTTAACCGATGCTGCTGGTTATGGTATTGTTGGGAACTTAGATAAATTAAAGATAGATCTACAAAAAACATGAGTCAAAATGCATGAACGTAAAAAAGGCGTAGTAGATCAAATTTCAAGTAGTGTTAAAAAATTAATGATTGCTTCTAAATGTAAAATAGAAGAAGGCGAAGCAGAATTTGTTGGAGCTCACGAAATTAAAATAAATGGTAAAGTATATCGTGGCACAAATATTATTTTAGCCACAGGCAGTCACTCACGTAGATTGCGTGCTTTACCTGGATTTAAGGTTGGATATGAAAATAATTATGTTCTTTCAAGCCGCGAAGCAATTAACTATGATTCAAAATTGCCTGGATCGGTAGTTATTGTTGGTGGTGGTGTTGTTGGCGTTGAATTTGCTCAAGTATTTGCTTCAGCAGGTGCTAAAGTAACTATTATTCAAAACCAAAACCACTTACTTCCTGGTATTGATCATGATGTAACAAATGAAATTCTTAAACATCTAGAAAAGCATGGGGTTCAAATTATTTACAATGCAACTTCAACAGGTTTAAATAATAAAAAAGAACTTCTTTACGAAATTGGTGGTAAAGAAAGAAAAATTAAAGCTGATGTTTATTTGATTGCTGTTGGACGTATTCCATCAAGTAAAGGTATTGCAGAAGTTGGAGTTAATGTCGGAGTTAGAGAGGAAGTTCTAGTTGATGAAAAAATGAGAACAAATGTTAAAGGCGTTTATGCAATTGGAGATTTAACTGGACAAAACATGTTAGCTCACGTTGCATATCAACATGCTTTAATTGCTGTTGGTAACATTTTAGGTGAAAAAAATGTTCGTTATCACAATAAACCAGTTCCAGGATGTATTTATACAAACACTGAAATTGCTTTCATTGGTTTAACTGAAGAAGAAGCAAAAAATAAAGGATACAATATTTTTACTTCAAAATACATGTTCTCTTATTTAGGAAAAGCTATTGCAACCAAACAAACTTCTGGTTTTGTTAAATTAGTTGTTGATCGTGAATATGGGCAAATATTAGGAGCTCACATTATTGGAGCTCATGCAACTGACTATATTTCGGAAATAGCACTTGCTATGGAACAAGAAGTTAGTGTCAAAGAATTAGCTTACACAATTCACCCACACCCAACTTATTCGGAAATTATTTGAGAAGCTGCAAGAGCTGCTTCACTTAAACTTTACTTAGAAGAAAACAAGAAATAA
- the dcm gene encoding DNA (cytosine-5-)-methyltransferase, translating into MQKIRIFETFSGIGAQHKAITWLNKKQKEVNFEIVAKCDWDIQATIAYAAIHHNLDETKIEKILNSNKLEDETKINEYLKSRTFSMTSKKAISSLKNKSYELKKALVAANLISNNFNDITKITKEQLDQLHFDLITYSFPCQGLSSANMGRSLGIKNNNSTSHLVWQIARVIELLENKPKYLLLENVQQLVTKYKEEYNEWKKKLNKLGYRTFTAVLNGKDHGSLQHRKRVFALSVRNDLKVPFKENDESYLDELLNFGKEREIKNKWKEFAKIFDLENKKEEESKEALIKKSQSRERMAFENKNYSTIYKNQKIDECRINTLTTKQDRHPNVGVLDYDANLKGFYNKRFVTNREAYKIMGFEDKDFEKVNEFKKKNIITKEALYRQAGNSICVPAIKSVFQLIAKIEEYNGGQND; encoded by the coding sequence ATGCAAAAAATAAGAATATTTGAAACATTCTCTGGTATTGGTGCTCAACACAAAGCCATTACTTGATTAAATAAAAAACAAAAAGAAGTAAATTTTGAAATCGTTGCAAAATGCGATTGAGATATACAAGCAACCATTGCTTATGCAGCTATTCATCACAACCTTGATGAAACAAAAATAGAAAAAATTCTGAATTCAAATAAATTAGAAGATGAAACAAAAATTAATGAATATTTAAAGTCTAGAACTTTTAGTATGACTAGTAAAAAAGCTATTAGTAGCTTAAAAAACAAAAGTTATGAACTTAAAAAAGCCCTAGTAGCTGCAAATCTAATATCAAATAATTTTAATGATATTACAAAGATTACTAAAGAACAATTAGATCAGTTACATTTCGATTTAATAACTTATTCATTCCCTTGCCAAGGTCTTTCAAGTGCTAATATGGGTCGTTCGTTAGGAATTAAAAACAACAATTCAACTAGTCATTTAGTTTGACAAATAGCACGCGTTATTGAATTATTAGAGAACAAACCAAAATATTTGTTACTTGAAAATGTCCAACAATTAGTGACTAAATATAAAGAAGAATATAACGAATGAAAAAAGAAATTAAATAAACTTGGATATAGAACTTTTACAGCAGTATTAAACGGCAAAGATCATGGTTCACTTCAACATCGTAAAAGAGTTTTTGCACTAAGTGTTAGAAATGATTTAAAAGTTCCTTTTAAAGAAAATGATGAATCTTATTTAGATGAGTTACTTAATTTTGGCAAAGAAAGAGAGATTAAAAATAAATGAAAAGAATTTGCAAAAATTTTCGATTTAGAAAATAAAAAAGAAGAAGAATCAAAAGAAGCTTTAATCAAAAAAAGTCAAAGTCGCGAAAGAATGGCTTTTGAAAATAAAAATTATTCAACTATTTATAAGAATCAAAAGATTGATGAATGTCGTATTAACACATTGACAACCAAACAAGATCGTCATCCTAATGTTGGGGTTTTAGATTATGATGCTAATTTAAAAGGTTTTTATAACAAAAGATTTGTAACAAATAGAGAAGCTTACAAAATTATGGGATTTGAAGATAAAGATTTTGAAAAAGTTAATGAATTTAAGAAAAAAAACATAATAACAAAAGAAGCTCTTTATCGTCAAGCAGGCAATTCAATTTGTGTGCCAGCTATAAAAAGTGTATTTCAGTTAATAGCAAAAATCGAAGAATATAATGGAGGTCAAAATGATTAG
- a CDS encoding DUF262 domain-containing protein — protein MISSKHIEFLKEKKFFNFWKIGTSVESYIKRTILKWDWDIIFNAFADIKDVKFELVDRSNNKLSVCLYEYDRKFIFLYDEGEKEKEFYSASTVRQTMEVLEELKILDNFHENYYKFDEDFIIELKAYFGSNLENELNYKKVDLEKFVYKYILRNVNKKLKQNLIKKLNKWIEEFEDNNVEYEEVELGNFDEKSIINSIIFSWLSFSKNKKRNNPFSKWSELNERDLSYYKELINKIELNNENTNLNSFNENMDELLNILNAKKDDDISNILYTNEEAIVTKDLDRNKFYIDDNEAIYKELAPSFDVLNIQSYFNKLLNMKISIPVFQRSYVWNEEYVLRIVGDLINISSNNSNQKEILNLGIVYWWEKTANNQVKEIIDGQQRTVTLILIAYSLYKLFLHAKNLKLFLPKDPVENMFRYYIDIKDNSNSLLPRKITSIYNNISESDSYNSLSIALGDNWNAAEGKNSEFYKTNIYKNLKAITKKLYDYFFTNINDAEEKFKNFVQAFYQKTFLTTITTNQEQTPKNYELFQRINLYSKPLTSYDLVRNFVYGQLSEKSSNVESNISKFDNFFKPLFISKSERKTLVLDSKLFDNYVNSMATINNVSINSNELSNNLTYNIFVEVWRKLSKKYSNYSELIDKLCETVEIFSYFAKNKLIRNSKNKYDWDYDNLENMKFLVNFIIGKGKTIYIPLLWSIFDKMNLFNVNLVKESRISLLRRLSKVVYKVARIRFFNKFISFKGESLTMPIKKIVQSLNDDCTNFDKLAYNNFVFLRKYAEIDEINKKMEQDLLNKKTDLLASSDDPVSLLLLINYSIGKNNKNLHYFENDEQSSYFKDWTNLSWEHLTPVFRNKSGEVDQERKYLNLLGNAHIASKKTNSSKGNKKFSDKFGDYIFDKLLSLEFDYNTKKQNLKDEENEEHNLEDKTIEKHNLEDKEFIQKHWENLDEQKQIMISRSKVMWEQIYKVFEFDNETLKNFKNAN, from the coding sequence ATGATTAGTAGTAAACATATAGAATTTTTAAAAGAAAAAAAGTTTTTTAATTTTTGAAAAATTGGAACATCAGTTGAAAGCTATATTAAAAGAACAATTTTAAAATGAGATTGAGACATTATTTTTAATGCTTTTGCAGATATAAAAGATGTTAAATTTGAATTAGTTGATAGAAGTAACAATAAATTAAGTGTTTGTCTATATGAGTATGATAGAAAGTTTATTTTTCTTTATGATGAAGGCGAAAAAGAAAAAGAATTCTATAGCGCTTCAACAGTAAGACAAACAATGGAAGTTTTAGAAGAATTAAAAATATTAGATAATTTTCATGAAAATTATTACAAATTCGACGAAGATTTTATTATTGAATTAAAAGCTTATTTTGGAAGTAACTTAGAAAACGAATTAAACTATAAAAAAGTAGATTTGGAAAAATTTGTATATAAATATATTTTGCGAAATGTTAACAAAAAATTAAAACAAAATTTAATTAAAAAATTAAATAAATGAATTGAAGAATTTGAAGACAATAACGTAGAATATGAAGAAGTTGAATTAGGAAATTTTGATGAGAAATCAATAATCAACTCAATTATTTTTAGCTGACTTTCTTTTTCAAAAAACAAAAAAAGAAATAATCCTTTTTCAAAATGATCAGAATTAAATGAAAGAGATTTGTCTTATTATAAGGAATTAATAAACAAAATTGAATTAAATAATGAAAACACAAATTTAAATTCTTTTAATGAAAATATGGATGAATTATTAAACATTTTAAACGCTAAAAAAGATGATGATATAAGTAATATTTTATATACAAATGAAGAAGCAATTGTTACAAAAGATTTGGATAGAAATAAATTTTATATTGATGATAATGAAGCAATTTATAAAGAATTAGCTCCTTCTTTTGATGTATTAAATATTCAATCATATTTTAATAAACTTTTAAATATGAAGATATCTATACCAGTATTTCAAAGAAGTTACGTATGAAATGAAGAATACGTTTTAAGAATAGTTGGAGATTTAATTAATATTTCATCTAATAATTCCAATCAAAAAGAAATTTTAAATTTAGGAATTGTTTATTGATGGGAAAAGACAGCAAATAATCAGGTTAAAGAAATAATCGATGGACAACAAAGAACAGTGACATTAATATTAATTGCATATTCTTTATATAAATTGTTTTTACATGCTAAAAATTTGAAATTATTTTTACCAAAAGATCCTGTCGAAAATATGTTTAGATATTACATTGATATAAAAGACAATTCTAATAGTTTATTGCCTAGAAAAATAACAAGTATTTATAACAATATTAGTGAAAGTGATTCATACAATTCTCTTAGCATCGCTTTAGGTGATAATTGAAATGCAGCCGAAGGTAAAAATTCAGAATTTTATAAAACTAATATTTATAAAAATTTAAAAGCTATTACTAAGAAGTTATACGATTACTTTTTTACAAACATTAACGATGCAGAAGAAAAATTTAAAAATTTTGTTCAAGCATTTTATCAAAAAACATTTTTAACAACAATTACCACAAACCAAGAACAAACTCCTAAAAACTATGAATTATTTCAAAGAATTAACTTGTATTCAAAACCATTAACGTCATACGATTTAGTTCGTAATTTTGTTTATGGTCAACTAAGTGAAAAAAGTTCAAATGTAGAATCAAACATTAGCAAATTTGACAATTTCTTTAAACCATTATTTATTAGTAAAAGTGAAAGAAAAACACTTGTCTTGGATTCAAAATTGTTTGATAATTACGTTAACTCAATGGCAACTATTAATAACGTATCAATTAATTCAAATGAATTATCAAACAATTTAACCTACAATATTTTTGTAGAAGTTTGAAGAAAATTATCTAAAAAATATTCTAATTATTCAGAACTAATCGACAAATTATGTGAAACGGTTGAAATTTTTAGTTATTTTGCTAAAAACAAATTGATTAGAAATTCTAAAAATAAATATGATTGAGATTATGACAATCTTGAAAATATGAAGTTTTTAGTTAACTTTATCATAGGAAAAGGCAAAACAATTTATATCCCTTTACTTTGATCTATTTTTGACAAAATGAACTTATTTAATGTCAATTTGGTCAAAGAATCGAGAATTAGTTTACTAAGAAGATTATCAAAAGTAGTTTATAAAGTTGCTAGAATTAGATTCTTTAACAAATTTATTTCATTTAAAGGTGAATCACTAACAATGCCAATTAAAAAAATAGTTCAAAGTTTAAATGATGACTGTACAAACTTTGATAAATTAGCATACAATAATTTTGTATTTTTAAGAAAATATGCTGAAATTGATGAAATAAATAAAAAGATGGAACAAGATTTGTTAAATAAGAAAACAGATTTATTAGCATCTTCAGACGATCCAGTTTCTTTATTACTTTTAATAAATTATAGTATAGGAAAAAATAATAAAAATCTACACTATTTTGAAAATGATGAACAATCTTCTTATTTTAAAGATTGAACAAATTTATCTTGAGAACATTTAACACCAGTTTTCAGAAATAAAAGTGGAGAAGTAGACCAAGAAAGAAAATATCTAAACCTTTTAGGAAATGCCCATATAGCTAGCAAAAAAACAAATAGTTCAAAAGGAAATAAGAAATTTAGTGATAAATTTGGCGATTATATATTTGATAAATTATTATCATTAGAATTTGATTACAATACCAAAAAACAAAACCTAAAGGATGAAGAAAACGAAGAACATAACCTAGAGGATAAAACAATCGAAAAACATAACCTAGAGGATAAAGAATTTATTCAAAAGCATTGAGAAAATTTAGACGAACAAAAACAAATAATGATAAGTAGATCAAAAGTTATGTGAGAGCAAATTTATAAAGTTTTTGAATTTGATAATGAAACATTGAAAAATTTCAAAAATGCTAACTAG
- a CDS encoding GIY-YIG nuclease family protein, with amino-acid sequence MTTNTNKNSLTTTIQLILEDGTLDGILYLKTLRWPLGGIMLVSPRDKVTKLLDEYEECNNWGIYLLIAKDQVYVGQSSELKQRIEQHLLGKDWWEKVFLFTTSNNSLDKSGIDYLESKLIDKAKANNKLSSDNKKNGNKTNIDRFRETELKEYLNELIFLLDFINIDVFNDNTNKKNNLENVNLSNIIKPKSEEEIRSRSKQEIFSYIETKTKIDLKNNTYYSKYYDRKNYYWFTLKNNSVNSDLKLVLNDINSQEITILQIPAKKFEISDTKGTNKFQKTRSDNKFDLYINNVLFEKQNKIDFTEYVIDKIRYSSS; translated from the coding sequence ATGACAACAAATACTAATAAAAATTCTTTAACAACAACCATTCAATTAATATTAGAAGATGGGACATTAGACGGGATTTTGTATCTCAAAACTTTAAGATGGCCTCTAGGAGGAATTATGTTGGTAAGTCCTCGCGATAAGGTTACTAAATTATTGGACGAATATGAAGAATGCAATAATTGAGGAATATATTTATTGATTGCAAAAGATCAAGTTTATGTAGGACAATCTTCAGAATTGAAACAAAGAATTGAACAACATTTATTAGGAAAAGATTGATGAGAAAAAGTTTTCTTATTTACTACATCAAATAATTCATTAGACAAAAGTGGAATCGATTATTTAGAATCAAAACTAATTGATAAGGCAAAAGCGAATAATAAATTAAGTTCAGATAATAAAAAAAATGGAAACAAAACTAATATTGATAGATTCCGAGAAACAGAATTAAAAGAATATTTAAATGAATTAATTTTCTTATTAGACTTTATTAATATTGATGTTTTTAACGATAATACAAACAAGAAAAATAATTTAGAAAATGTAAATTTATCAAATATTATTAAACCCAAATCAGAAGAAGAAATTAGAAGTCGAAGTAAACAGGAAATATTTTCTTATATTGAAACAAAAACAAAAATTGATTTAAAAAATAATACTTACTATAGTAAATATTATGATCGTAAAAATTATTATTGATTTACTTTAAAAAATAATTCAGTTAATAGTGATTTAAAATTAGTGCTAAATGATATAAATTCTCAAGAAATAACAATTTTGCAAATTCCAGCCAAAAAATTTGAAATTTCAGATACTAAAGGAACGAACAAATTTCAAAAAACTAGAAGTGATAATAAATTTGATTTATATATAAATAATGTTTTATTCGAAAAACAAAATAAAATTGACTTTACAGAATATGTAATAGATAAAATTCGTTATTCTTCCTCATAA
- the pip gene encoding prolyl aminopeptidase yields MYKKYLYPKIEPYQKGYLKVDDIYQIYYEVSGNPQGQPIVYVHGGPGGGTSEVCRRYFDPKYYKIVLFDQRGCGKSTPSLELKNNTTWDLINDMEAIRKELKIDKWILFGGSWGTTLSLSYAINHSDKVDKLILRSIFLGRQSDIDWLYQEGASYFKPEAYERYTSFLSDKERKNIVNAYYKHIHSTNKELRHKALIEWTRWESSLVLLKEQPFKEPKKPKWIYEISLIENYYFYNKCFFEENYILNNINKIKDVETYIVHGQFDLDCRPSGAYELHQKLNNSHLIMVEKAAHSQREVNITKALVKITDQIRKK; encoded by the coding sequence ATGTACAAAAAATATTTATATCCAAAAATTGAACCTTATCAAAAAGGTTATTTAAAAGTAGATGATATTTATCAAATTTATTATGAAGTTAGTGGCAATCCACAAGGTCAACCAATAGTTTATGTTCATGGTGGTCCTGGTGGAGGAACTAGTGAAGTATGTAGAAGATATTTTGACCCAAAATACTATAAAATAGTTTTATTTGACCAAAGAGGTTGCGGAAAAAGTACTCCAAGTTTAGAGTTAAAAAATAATACAACTTGAGATTTAATCAATGATATGGAAGCCATTAGAAAAGAATTAAAAATAGATAAATGAATCCTTTTTGGTGGCTCATGGGGCACTACTTTATCATTATCTTATGCAATTAATCATTCAGATAAAGTTGATAAACTTATTTTAAGAAGTATATTTTTGGGACGTCAAAGTGACATCGACTGATTATATCAAGAAGGAGCTAGCTACTTTAAACCTGAAGCTTATGAAAGATACACATCATTTTTAAGTGATAAAGAAAGAAAAAATATAGTTAATGCTTATTATAAACATATACATTCAACAAATAAAGAATTAAGACATAAAGCATTAATTGAATGAACGAGATGAGAATCATCTTTAGTGTTGCTTAAAGAACAACCATTTAAAGAACCTAAAAAACCAAAGTGAATATATGAAATTTCATTAATTGAAAATTATTATTTCTATAATAAATGTTTCTTCGAAGAAAACTATATTTTAAATAATATTAACAAAATTAAAGATGTTGAAACTTACATTGTTCACGGTCAATTTGATTTGGACTGTCGCCCAAGTGGTGCTTATGAACTTCATCAAAAACTAAATAATTCGCATTTAATTATGGTTGAAAAAGCAGCTCATTCACAAAGAGAAGTTAATATAACTAAGGCTTTAGTTAAAATTACAGATCAAATTAGAAAAAAATAG
- a CDS encoding ATP-binding protein, with product MGINVQKGEKAIYYIKKYGCSSKGCLVRVGTSTREMSNEEIEERNKIRFYDEDNIINYVSDLDDLKFSILKINYELNNLHLDDKTFEKNLHLRNKLGSYNKLAELLANENKIDLKYVKFQGNDKTVFSEIQKFSNKSILVGYSQILARLEVENKCYVDTSSMQRIEKTLFDFNVAKEALLNAIVHNDWLSGVPTIQQFENRIEIMSYGGLPKGLKLEEFYQGISKPRNPKLMKIFIDLNLAEQTGHGVPLILKKYGKMAIEVEKNYIRITIPFNKELLQKNNNYEIKEIKDKLNKIENQIFELIQKNEEYTAYELSNELEVSKRTIERALASLKNKLILKRIGSRKTGKWSVLGIKPEN from the coding sequence ATGGGAATAAACGTTCAAAAAGGAGAAAAAGCTATTTATTACATAAAAAAATATGGTTGTTCTTCAAAAGGATGTTTAGTAAGAGTTGGGACAAGCACAAGAGAAATGTCAAATGAAGAAATAGAAGAAAGAAACAAAATTAGATTTTATGATGAGGACAACATAATAAATTATGTTAGTGATTTGGATGATTTGAAATTTTCAATATTAAAAATAAATTATGAACTAAATAATTTACATTTAGATGATAAAACATTTGAAAAAAATTTACATTTAAGAAATAAATTAGGTAGTTACAATAAGCTAGCTGAATTGCTAGCTAATGAAAATAAAATTGACTTGAAATATGTAAAATTTCAAGGAAATGATAAAACAGTCTTTTCAGAAATACAAAAATTCAGTAATAAAAGTATATTGGTTGGTTATTCACAAATTTTAGCAAGATTAGAAGTTGAAAATAAATGCTATGTAGATACTAGTTCAATGCAAAGAATTGAAAAGACTTTATTTGATTTTAATGTAGCTAAAGAGGCTTTATTAAATGCAATTGTACATAATGATTGATTGAGTGGCGTACCAACTATCCAACAATTTGAAAATAGAATTGAAATTATGTCTTATGGTGGATTACCAAAAGGTTTGAAACTTGAAGAATTTTATCAAGGAATAAGTAAGCCAAGAAATCCAAAATTAATGAAAATATTTATAGATCTTAATTTGGCAGAACAAACCGGACATGGCGTTCCACTTATTCTAAAAAAATATGGAAAAATGGCAATTGAAGTAGAAAAAAACTATATCAGGATAACAATACCTTTTAACAAGGAATTGCTACAAAAAAATAACAATTATGAAATTAAAGAAATAAAAGACAAATTAAACAAAATCGAAAATCAAATATTCGAATTAATTCAAAAAAATGAAGAATATACAGCTTATGAATTGTCAAACGAATTAGAAGTTTCTAAAAGAACAATAGAAAGAGCTTTAGCATCTTTAAAAAACAAACTAATTTTAAAAAGAATTGGTTCAAGAAAAACAGGAAAATGATCTGTTTTAGGAATAAAACCAGAAAATTAG
- a CDS encoding helix-turn-helix domain-containing protein has protein sequence MKFVETNKIELKEKLNDNLIREIVGFLNTEGGTIYIGVKDNGEVIGIKDVNKAFT, from the coding sequence ATGAAATTTGTTGAAACAAATAAAATCGAATTAAAGGAAAAATTAAATGATAACTTAATTAGAGAAATTGTTGGCTTTTTAAACACAGAAGGCGGAACAATTTATATAGGTGTAAAAGATAATGGTGAAGTAATTGGCATAAAAGATGTAAATAAAGCTTTTACTTAA
- a CDS encoding signal peptidase II gives MSKEYNGYEPEKEPLKNTISKKWNDFINYCKNNKKKILIAFGIFFAVAFVAILIDQLTKTFLFEWNEEHNGGKIGKVYYEGTLLGIRSVGHYGVTFIPSVENKKGALIFIQFLSILILLSLLLVPLLSRHLTTIIICAIIWAGDFGNMLDRFMFNMMVKDIFYVPFMEKWTGKVLGTFNFADLCIVLGCISLVLFFVIEMILDKRREDTHQEAQEIIDAIQEDNSQNNTVENDPKEEQEDNKKE, from the coding sequence ATGAGTAAAGAATACAATGGCTATGAGCCAGAAAAAGAACCATTAAAAAATACAATTAGTAAAAAATGAAATGATTTTATTAACTACTGCAAAAATAACAAAAAGAAAATCTTAATTGCTTTTGGAATATTTTTTGCTGTTGCTTTTGTTGCCATTCTAATTGATCAATTAACTAAAACCTTCTTATTCGAATGAAATGAAGAACATAATGGTGGCAAAATAGGAAAAGTTTATTATGAAGGAACTTTACTCGGAATTAGATCTGTAGGTCACTATGGAGTAACCTTCATTCCAAGTGTTGAAAATAAAAAAGGTGCTTTAATCTTTATTCAATTTTTAAGTATCCTAATTTTACTTAGTTTATTATTAGTACCACTTTTATCAAGACACTTAACCACTATTATTATTTGTGCAATTATTTGAGCCGGTGACTTTGGAAACATGTTAGACCGCTTTATGTTTAATATGATGGTTAAAGATATTTTCTATGTTCCTTTTATGGAAAAGTGAACTGGCAAAGTATTAGGAACCTTTAACTTCGCAGACTTATGTATTGTTTTAGGCTGCATCTCATTAGTACTCTTCTTTGTGATTGAAATGATATTAGATAAAAGAAGAGAAGATACACACCAAGAAGCACAAGAAATAATAGATGCAATTCAAGAAGACAATAGTCAAAATAATACTGTTGAAAATGATCCAAAAGAAGAACAAGAAGACAATAAAAAAGAATAA